In Ovis aries strain OAR_USU_Benz2616 breed Rambouillet chromosome 14, ARS-UI_Ramb_v3.0, whole genome shotgun sequence, a single genomic region encodes these proteins:
- the ZNF772 gene encoding zinc finger protein 772 isoform X3 has protein sequence MAPGAGVSSELRSWMGRNGQGSSVGADGILEKETAHRLLSPLWQGNVTFEDVFVSFSQEEWGLLDEAQRLLYHEVMLENYALMASLGCWHGMEEDEIRFEQSISVKRVSKGMIPKMIPSSQKAHPCETCGPILRDVLHMAEHQETRPGQKPYLCVACGKQLGFSANFPLHNQYSGEKPCRRDMHRALLVSSCPVQSLKTPFTTREGCEDFPTSSSMFQQHYPLSKWNPQSDTHCAEVFHSGQKHYECSECGKAFSRKDSLVQHQRVHTGERPYKCSECGKTFSRKPILAQHQRIHTGEMPYECGICGKVFNHSSNLIVHQRVHTGARPYKCSECGKAYSHKSTLVQHESIHTGERPYECSECGKYFGHKYRLIKHWSVHTGARPYECIACGKFFSQSSDLIAHQRVHNGEKPYVCSECGKAFSHKHVLMQHLRIHTGERPYKCSECGKAFRQRASLIRHWKVHAGERP, from the exons ATGGCACCTGGTGCTGGTGTTTCCTCTGAGTTGAGGAGCTGGATGGGAAGGAATGGTCAGGGGAGTTCTGTGGGGGCAGATGGGATCCTTGAGAAGGAGACTGCTCACAGACTGCTCTCCCCATTATGGCAGGGGAATGTGACCTTTGAGGACGTGTTCGTGTCCTTCTCCCAGGAGGAGTGGGGGCTCCTTGATGAGGCTCAGAGGCTCTTGTACCACGAAGTGATGTTGGAGAACTATGCACTGATGGCCTCACTGG GTTGTTGGCATGGAATGGAGGAGGATGAGATCCGTTTTGAGCAGAGCATTTCTGTGAAAAGAGTGTCTAAGGGCATGATTCCTAAGATGATTCCATCTTCCCAGAAGGCCCACCCCTGTGAGACATGTGGCCCGATCTTGAGAGATGTTCTGCACATGGCTGAGCACCAAGAAACACGTCCTGGGCAGAAACCATACCTGTGTGTGGCGTGTGGGAAACAGCTGGGGTTCAGTGCAAACTTCCCCCTCCACAATCAGTACAGTGGAGAGAAACCCTGCAGGCGGGACATGCACAGGGCCCTTCTTGTGAGCAGCTGCCCTGTCCAGTCGTTGAAGACACCTTTTACCACGAGGGAGGGTTGTGAGGATTTCCCAACCAGCTCAAGCATGTTTCAGCAGCATTACCCTCTTAGCAAGTGGAACCCACAAAGTGACACCCACTGTGCAGAGGTCTTTCACAGTGGACAAAAGCATTATGAGTGCAGcgaatgtgggaaggccttcagcCGCAAGGACTCACTTGTTCAGCACCAAAGAGTCCACACTGGAGAGAGGCCTTATAAGTGCAGCGAATGTGGGAAAACCTTTAGCCGCAAACCCATACTTGCACAGCACCAGAGGATCCACACTGGAGAGATGCCTTATGAGTGTGGCATATGTGGGAAAGTGTTTAATCATAGCTCTAATCTCATTGTACACCAGAGAGTCCACACTGGAGCACGGCCTTACAAGTGCAGCGAATGTGGGAAAGCCTACAGTCATAAATCCACGCTTGTTCAGCATGAGAGTATCCACACCGGAGAAAGGCCTTatgagtgcagtgaatgtgggaaataCTTCGGCCACAAATACAGACTCATTAAGCACTGGAGTGTTCATACTGGGGCACGGCCTTATGAGTGCATTGCATGTGGGAAGTTTTTCAGCCAAAGCTCCGATCTTATTGCCCACCAGAGAGTTCACAATGGTGAGAAGCCGTATGTGTGCAGTGAGTGTGGAAAAGCCTTTAGCCACAAACATGTGCTTATGCAGCACCTTAGAATCCACACTGGAGAAAGGCCATATAAATGCAGtgagtgtgggaaagccttcaggcaaagggcttccctcatcAGACATTGGAAGGTTCACGCTGGAGAAAGGCCTTAG
- the ZNF772 gene encoding zinc finger protein 772 isoform X1 has product MAPGAGVSSELRSWMGRNGQGSSVGADGILEKETAHRLLSPLWQGNVTFEDVFVSFSQEEWGLLDEAQRLLYHEVMLENYALMASLEYASSMSHGVSPQELGREPWVSDWANTTPALTREAQSAGGPGCWHGMEEDEIRFEQSISVKRVSKGMIPKMIPSSQKAHPCETCGPILRDVLHMAEHQETRPGQKPYLCVACGKQLGFSANFPLHNQYSGEKPCRRDMHRALLVSSCPVQSLKTPFTTREGCEDFPTSSSMFQQHYPLSKWNPQSDTHCAEVFHSGQKHYECSECGKAFSRKDSLVQHQRVHTGERPYKCSECGKTFSRKPILAQHQRIHTGEMPYECGICGKVFNHSSNLIVHQRVHTGARPYKCSECGKAYSHKSTLVQHESIHTGERPYECSECGKYFGHKYRLIKHWSVHTGARPYECIACGKFFSQSSDLIAHQRVHNGEKPYVCSECGKAFSHKHVLMQHLRIHTGERPYKCSECGKAFRQRASLIRHWKVHAGERP; this is encoded by the exons ATGGCACCTGGTGCTGGTGTTTCCTCTGAGTTGAGGAGCTGGATGGGAAGGAATGGTCAGGGGAGTTCTGTGGGGGCAGATGGGATCCTTGAGAAGGAGACTGCTCACAGACTGCTCTCCCCATTATGGCAGGGGAATGTGACCTTTGAGGACGTGTTCGTGTCCTTCTCCCAGGAGGAGTGGGGGCTCCTTGATGAGGCTCAGAGGCTCTTGTACCACGAAGTGATGTTGGAGAACTATGCACTGATGGCCTCACTGG AATATGCATCTTCTATGTCCCATGGGGTTTCCCCACAGGAGCTTGGCAGGGAGCCCTGGGTCTCTGACTGGGCCAACACAACTCCAGCCCTGACCAGAGAGGCTCAGAGTGCAGGTGGCCCTG GTTGTTGGCATGGAATGGAGGAGGATGAGATCCGTTTTGAGCAGAGCATTTCTGTGAAAAGAGTGTCTAAGGGCATGATTCCTAAGATGATTCCATCTTCCCAGAAGGCCCACCCCTGTGAGACATGTGGCCCGATCTTGAGAGATGTTCTGCACATGGCTGAGCACCAAGAAACACGTCCTGGGCAGAAACCATACCTGTGTGTGGCGTGTGGGAAACAGCTGGGGTTCAGTGCAAACTTCCCCCTCCACAATCAGTACAGTGGAGAGAAACCCTGCAGGCGGGACATGCACAGGGCCCTTCTTGTGAGCAGCTGCCCTGTCCAGTCGTTGAAGACACCTTTTACCACGAGGGAGGGTTGTGAGGATTTCCCAACCAGCTCAAGCATGTTTCAGCAGCATTACCCTCTTAGCAAGTGGAACCCACAAAGTGACACCCACTGTGCAGAGGTCTTTCACAGTGGACAAAAGCATTATGAGTGCAGcgaatgtgggaaggccttcagcCGCAAGGACTCACTTGTTCAGCACCAAAGAGTCCACACTGGAGAGAGGCCTTATAAGTGCAGCGAATGTGGGAAAACCTTTAGCCGCAAACCCATACTTGCACAGCACCAGAGGATCCACACTGGAGAGATGCCTTATGAGTGTGGCATATGTGGGAAAGTGTTTAATCATAGCTCTAATCTCATTGTACACCAGAGAGTCCACACTGGAGCACGGCCTTACAAGTGCAGCGAATGTGGGAAAGCCTACAGTCATAAATCCACGCTTGTTCAGCATGAGAGTATCCACACCGGAGAAAGGCCTTatgagtgcagtgaatgtgggaaataCTTCGGCCACAAATACAGACTCATTAAGCACTGGAGTGTTCATACTGGGGCACGGCCTTATGAGTGCATTGCATGTGGGAAGTTTTTCAGCCAAAGCTCCGATCTTATTGCCCACCAGAGAGTTCACAATGGTGAGAAGCCGTATGTGTGCAGTGAGTGTGGAAAAGCCTTTAGCCACAAACATGTGCTTATGCAGCACCTTAGAATCCACACTGGAGAAAGGCCATATAAATGCAGtgagtgtgggaaagccttcaggcaaagggcttccctcatcAGACATTGGAAGGTTCACGCTGGAGAAAGGCCTTAG
- the ZNF772 gene encoding zinc finger protein 772 isoform X2, with amino-acid sequence MAAAVLTDPAQGNVTFEDVFVSFSQEEWGLLDEAQRLLYHEVMLENYALMASLEYASSMSHGVSPQELGREPWVSDWANTTPALTREAQSAGGPGCWHGMEEDEIRFEQSISVKRVSKGMIPKMIPSSQKAHPCETCGPILRDVLHMAEHQETRPGQKPYLCVACGKQLGFSANFPLHNQYSGEKPCRRDMHRALLVSSCPVQSLKTPFTTREGCEDFPTSSSMFQQHYPLSKWNPQSDTHCAEVFHSGQKHYECSECGKAFSRKDSLVQHQRVHTGERPYKCSECGKTFSRKPILAQHQRIHTGEMPYECGICGKVFNHSSNLIVHQRVHTGARPYKCSECGKAYSHKSTLVQHESIHTGERPYECSECGKYFGHKYRLIKHWSVHTGARPYECIACGKFFSQSSDLIAHQRVHNGEKPYVCSECGKAFSHKHVLMQHLRIHTGERPYKCSECGKAFRQRASLIRHWKVHAGERP; translated from the exons ATGGCGGCCGCGGTGCTGACGGACCCGGCGCAG GGGAATGTGACCTTTGAGGACGTGTTCGTGTCCTTCTCCCAGGAGGAGTGGGGGCTCCTTGATGAGGCTCAGAGGCTCTTGTACCACGAAGTGATGTTGGAGAACTATGCACTGATGGCCTCACTGG AATATGCATCTTCTATGTCCCATGGGGTTTCCCCACAGGAGCTTGGCAGGGAGCCCTGGGTCTCTGACTGGGCCAACACAACTCCAGCCCTGACCAGAGAGGCTCAGAGTGCAGGTGGCCCTG GTTGTTGGCATGGAATGGAGGAGGATGAGATCCGTTTTGAGCAGAGCATTTCTGTGAAAAGAGTGTCTAAGGGCATGATTCCTAAGATGATTCCATCTTCCCAGAAGGCCCACCCCTGTGAGACATGTGGCCCGATCTTGAGAGATGTTCTGCACATGGCTGAGCACCAAGAAACACGTCCTGGGCAGAAACCATACCTGTGTGTGGCGTGTGGGAAACAGCTGGGGTTCAGTGCAAACTTCCCCCTCCACAATCAGTACAGTGGAGAGAAACCCTGCAGGCGGGACATGCACAGGGCCCTTCTTGTGAGCAGCTGCCCTGTCCAGTCGTTGAAGACACCTTTTACCACGAGGGAGGGTTGTGAGGATTTCCCAACCAGCTCAAGCATGTTTCAGCAGCATTACCCTCTTAGCAAGTGGAACCCACAAAGTGACACCCACTGTGCAGAGGTCTTTCACAGTGGACAAAAGCATTATGAGTGCAGcgaatgtgggaaggccttcagcCGCAAGGACTCACTTGTTCAGCACCAAAGAGTCCACACTGGAGAGAGGCCTTATAAGTGCAGCGAATGTGGGAAAACCTTTAGCCGCAAACCCATACTTGCACAGCACCAGAGGATCCACACTGGAGAGATGCCTTATGAGTGTGGCATATGTGGGAAAGTGTTTAATCATAGCTCTAATCTCATTGTACACCAGAGAGTCCACACTGGAGCACGGCCTTACAAGTGCAGCGAATGTGGGAAAGCCTACAGTCATAAATCCACGCTTGTTCAGCATGAGAGTATCCACACCGGAGAAAGGCCTTatgagtgcagtgaatgtgggaaataCTTCGGCCACAAATACAGACTCATTAAGCACTGGAGTGTTCATACTGGGGCACGGCCTTATGAGTGCATTGCATGTGGGAAGTTTTTCAGCCAAAGCTCCGATCTTATTGCCCACCAGAGAGTTCACAATGGTGAGAAGCCGTATGTGTGCAGTGAGTGTGGAAAAGCCTTTAGCCACAAACATGTGCTTATGCAGCACCTTAGAATCCACACTGGAGAAAGGCCATATAAATGCAGtgagtgtgggaaagccttcaggcaaagggcttccctcatcAGACATTGGAAGGTTCACGCTGGAGAAAGGCCTTAG